One window from the genome of Paraconexibacter algicola encodes:
- a CDS encoding TetR/AcrR family transcriptional regulator, whose translation MATRPYHHGNLREELLDRALDTVRDRGVAALSLREVARDAGVSHAAPRRHFPDRQALLDGLAQRGFERLRTTLEAAAGDGRGPYAARLERVAQAYVGFAVRDAALLELMFAAKKLDPDGPLHEAAEQAFAVMLELLAEGRVDGELAGAVDDAVAVLFPLLHGLASLAGAGMLETDDLDATVATALRGALTGLRPR comes from the coding sequence GTGGCGACCCGCCCCTACCACCACGGCAACCTCCGCGAGGAGCTGCTCGACCGCGCGCTCGACACGGTGCGCGACCGCGGGGTCGCCGCGCTGTCGCTGCGCGAGGTCGCCCGTGACGCCGGGGTCAGCCACGCCGCCCCGCGCCGCCACTTCCCCGACCGGCAGGCGCTGCTCGACGGCCTCGCCCAGCGCGGCTTCGAGCGCCTCCGCACGACGCTCGAGGCGGCCGCCGGCGACGGCCGCGGCCCCTACGCGGCGCGGCTGGAGCGGGTCGCCCAGGCGTACGTCGGGTTCGCCGTGCGCGACGCCGCGCTGCTCGAGCTGATGTTCGCGGCGAAGAAGCTCGACCCCGACGGCCCGCTGCACGAGGCCGCCGAGCAGGCGTTCGCGGTGATGCTCGAGCTGCTCGCCGAGGGCCGGGTCGACGGGGAGCTCGCGGGCGCGGTCGACGACGCGGTCGCCGTGCTGTTCCCGCTCCTGCACGGGCTCGCGTCGCTCGCCGGGGCCGGGATGCTGGAGACCGACGACCTCGACGCCACCGTCGCCACCGCGCTGCGCGGCGCGCTGACCGGGCTGCGGCCGCGATGA